The window CGTATTTGATGAGTACGACCGGTAACGGGCCTTGCTTCAATGAGAGTAAATCGGTTTAAATTTTCTAAAACGGTAAATTCGGTAAAAGAATCTTTTCCTTGTTTATTATCCATTACGGTACGGTGAAATTTATCTCCGTCTATTTTCAGCTTTGCATCGCAAGAAAAATTTTTACAAGGAGGTTTCCCCGCAACTACGGCATGATAGGTTTTTTCTATTTCGCGGTTTTGAAATTTTTCGCTTAACTTTTTATGTATTTCGGAGTTAAGGGCATACATAATTAAGCCCGATGTATCTTTATCTATACGATGAACCGTATAAAGTTTTTTATCATCCGTTCCGCTGTTTGAAAAAATATCGCTGCATATAATTTTATCCAAGCGGGGAGCGGTTTCGTCCCATCTATCGGCCGCAGCTGCCAGTCCTGCCGATTTATTTACAATCAATAAATCATCGTCTTTATATATAACGGAATACGGTTTTTGTTTCATGGTTATCCTTAATAATTTTTTTTCTACAATCAATAAATTGCGTTCTTTTTTTAAAAACGGAACGATGAGCTTTTCAACTTTGAATTTTAAATTTTCTTTTTTAATAAGCTCCGTTTCTTCGTTTATTTTTTCTTCAGTTGCCTTGTACAAAAAAAGTTTTCCGTTTTGCTTTGTACAATTTAAAAGTGTATGCAAAATATGTTTATCCAATGTGCGGAAAGCCCTGCATGTTACAATATCGAATTTATTTTGCGGGGAGTTTTCCGCCTCATCTTCAAGGACTTGTATGTTTGCCAAATTTAAAACGGCTTTTACATTTTGTAAGAAAGAGGCTCGTTTTTTCATTCTTTCTATTAAAGTAAATAAGACGCAAGGAGAAGTTCGTTCGGAATTTCTTTCACTTTCGGAAAATGAAGAAAATAAACATGCAAGAGGAATCCCCGGAAAACCAGCTCCGCTTCCTGCATCTGCAATATCGATTTTTGTTTGAGATTTTTTTATAAGAGATTGTATTTCAGCATTAAAAAACTTATATGCGGAAAGAGAATCCAAAATGTGCGAAATTACAAGTTCTTTATCGTCTTTTACTTTTACCAAATTAAAGCCGGTATTAAACATTTTTATTTCTTTTAAATATAAAAGTAAAAGTTCCGAACTTTTTCCTTCTTTATCCTCGATTCCCAACTCTTGAAAACCTTTAAGTAAAATATCTTTCATAAACTTACATTAACTTTTTTATTATGTTGAATTTTTTTTCGGAATACGGATGATAACGTACATCAATATCCGGGAAAAAGGATTTTTTTAAAATGCTTTTCGCATTGCTGAAAGTTTTAAAACTTTCTATGCCGTGATATTTACCCATACCGCTTGCACCGACTCCTCCGAACGGTAAGTAATTTGTTGCCAAATGAACAATAGTATCGTTGACGCAGCCTCCGCCGAAAGAAATTTCCGAAAGAAGTTTTTCTTCTATTTTTTTGTCTTGAGTAAAAACATAAAATGCCAAAGGCTTTTCACGTAATTTAATTTCTTTAATAACTTCATTAAGAGAATCGAAACCTATGATGGGTAAAATAGGTCCGAAGATTTCTTCTTGCATAATTTTTGAATTAAAGTCGATATTATCCAAAATAGTAGGTTCTATGAATTTTTGATTTTTGTTACCTTTCCCTCCCGTGATTATTTTTTCACCTTCAATTAAACCCATTAATCTGTCGAAATGTTTTTCGTTTACGATGTGCGGAAAATGTATTTGTAAATATGTTTCCGTAGGGAAAAATTCTTTTAATGCATTTTTTAACTCTTCTATAAATTCCGTTTTTACCGCATTTTCGAGTAAAAGATAATCGGGGGCTACACAAGTTTGACCCGCATTTAGGTATTTGCCGAAAACAAGTCTGCGTGCCGCCGTTTTTAAATTTGCCGATTTTTCTACAATGCAAGGAGATTTTCCGCCCAGCTCCAAGGTCATGGGCGTAACATATTTTGCCGCCGCCTGCATTACGAGTTTTCCTACCTCGGTGCCTCCTGTAAAAAATATATAATCAAAGCGCTGTTCTAAAAGACTTGAGTTTTCTTCTCTGCCTCCTAAAATTACATTAATGTATTCGGGAGGGAAATGCTTTGAAATAATTTTTTCGATTATTGCGGAAGTTGCCGGAGAATAGTTTGAAGGTTTTACTATTGAACAATTACCGGCAGCCATTGCTCCTATAAGCGGTGTAAGAGTTAAATTAAGCGGGTAATTCCAAGGAGACATAATTAAAACCGTGCCGAACGGTTCGTATATTATTTTGCTTGAGCTTTTAAAATGAGCAAGAGGGGTATGCACTCTTTTAGGTTTAATCCATTTTTTTAAATGTTTAATTGTAAAATCAAGTTCTTCTTTTACGATTGCAAATTCCGAAAAGTATCCTTCAAAATTCGTTTTATGTAAATCCGAATATAAGGCATTTAAAATTTCTTTTTCATTTTCAAACAAAGCCTTTTTAAGTTTTTTTAATTGTGTAAGTCTGAAATCACAGCTCTTCGTTATGCCCGTATCAAAAAAACTCTTGCAGTTTTTTACGGAGGATAAAATATCTTTTTTCATCGGAAAATTCCTTAATAAAATTGTTGTGCTTTAATTATACTTAAAACGGTTTTTAAAATCAATATTATACGCTTTGTCGCCCCT is drawn from Treponema pedis and contains these coding sequences:
- a CDS encoding aldehyde dehydrogenase is translated as MKKDILSSVKNCKSFFDTGITKSCDFRLTQLKKLKKALFENEKEILNALYSDLHKTNFEGYFSEFAIVKEELDFTIKHLKKWIKPKRVHTPLAHFKSSSKIIYEPFGTVLIMSPWNYPLNLTLTPLIGAMAAGNCSIVKPSNYSPATSAIIEKIISKHFPPEYINVILGGREENSSLLEQRFDYIFFTGGTEVGKLVMQAAAKYVTPMTLELGGKSPCIVEKSANLKTAARRLVFGKYLNAGQTCVAPDYLLLENAVKTEFIEELKNALKEFFPTETYLQIHFPHIVNEKHFDRLMGLIEGEKIITGGKGNKNQKFIEPTILDNIDFNSKIMQEEIFGPILPIIGFDSLNEVIKEIKLREKPLAFYVFTQDKKIEEKLLSEISFGGGCVNDTIVHLATNYLPFGGVGASGMGKYHGIESFKTFSNAKSILKKSFFPDIDVRYHPYSEKKFNIIKKLM
- a CDS encoding RluA family pseudouridine synthase, yielding MVEKKLLRITMKQKPYSVIYKDDDLLIVNKSAGLAAAADRWDETAPRLDKIICSDIFSNSGTDDKKLYTVHRIDKDTSGLIMYALNSEIHKKLSEKFQNREIEKTYHAVVAGKPPCKNFSCDAKLKIDGDKFHRTVMDNKQGKDSFTEFTVLENLNRFTLIEARPVTGRTHQIRVHLKLSGFPILCDSLYGKNEPVFLSQIKKNWRGDKYEERPLLARLALHAYALKFIHPVTEKIIEVIAEYPKDLKSLVNQLRNF